The Chitinophagales bacterium genome has a segment encoding these proteins:
- a CDS encoding DUF262 domain-containing protein, whose protein sequence is MSNNSIPIKTINDLLKYNFFIPSYQRGYRWTKQQVTDLLNDIWEFINKQNEKDNEWYCLQPVVVMKRVENTEIENKLFGDWYDVIDGQQRLTTILLILKNLEHFVESERKNFEIQYETRKNNENFLTKIDSKSEYDSKKNVDYFHIYNAYTTIKTWFQKKANDGQTSISSKFITPFLEKVKIIWYETTDSKSIDIFTRINSGKIPLTNAELIKALFLNSSNFPNADKVKLGLIQREIASEWDRIEYALQDDSFWYFINKNENNLATRIEFIFNLMSDTPSDDKYSTFYFFNEKFKTKSEKEVTNNWQEIKKYFQTLKEWYNDRELYHKIGYLIAVGTDIKTILENKENKLKSEFGKWIDHEIEKIVIKKQVDELEYGQDNGQLIKVLLLHNIITTLNSDDTSLRFPFNKYKNKKNGGWSLEHIHAQNSDDITEIDDFEEWLKILDTDILTEEIKNEINNFNNDKQKEKVSSLVDKISNLFGESDIHSIENMALLSKNDNSKLNNGLFPVKRERIIKLEKNGAFIPLATKKIFQKYFENCTKQLSKWEEKDRNAYLNDIKKTLKKYLPQTEISENEQ, encoded by the coding sequence ATGTCAAATAATAGCATACCAATAAAAACAATCAACGATTTACTGAAATATAATTTCTTTATACCATCATATCAAAGAGGTTACCGATGGACAAAACAACAAGTGACCGATTTATTGAATGATATATGGGAATTTATAAATAAACAAAATGAAAAGGATAATGAATGGTACTGCTTGCAACCAGTTGTAGTAATGAAGAGAGTAGAAAATACAGAAATTGAAAATAAATTATTTGGAGATTGGTATGATGTAATTGACGGACAGCAACGATTAACAACAATACTTCTTATCTTAAAAAACTTAGAACACTTTGTTGAAAGTGAAAGAAAGAACTTCGAAATACAATATGAAACAAGAAAAAACAATGAAAATTTTTTGACAAAAATAGACAGCAAATCAGAATATGATTCTAAAAAAAATGTTGATTATTTCCATATTTACAATGCTTACACGACTATTAAGACTTGGTTTCAAAAGAAAGCAAATGATGGGCAAACCTCAATAAGTTCAAAGTTTATTACGCCATTTTTAGAAAAAGTTAAAATTATTTGGTACGAGACGACCGATTCTAAATCTATCGATATTTTCACAAGAATCAACAGCGGTAAAATTCCGTTGACAAATGCAGAGTTGATTAAGGCTTTGTTCTTAAATAGTTCAAATTTTCCGAATGCAGATAAAGTAAAACTTGGATTAATTCAACGAGAAATTGCTTCAGAATGGGACAGAATCGAATATGCCTTACAAGACGATTCTTTTTGGTATTTTATCAATAAAAATGAAAACAACTTAGCAACTAGAATAGAATTTATTTTCAATTTAATGTCAGACACGCCAAGTGATGATAAGTATTCCACTTTCTACTTCTTTAATGAAAAATTTAAAACCAAATCAGAAAAAGAAGTAACCAACAATTGGCAGGAAATTAAAAAGTATTTCCAAACACTCAAAGAATGGTACAATGACAGAGAATTATATCACAAAATTGGTTATCTGATTGCTGTTGGAACTGACATTAAGACTATTCTTGAAAACAAAGAAAATAAGCTAAAAAGTGAATTTGGGAAGTGGATAGACCATGAAATTGAAAAGATAGTAATCAAAAAGCAAGTTGATGAATTAGAATATGGTCAAGATAATGGACAACTAATAAAAGTATTGCTTTTGCACAACATCATTACAACACTAAATAGTGACGACACTTCTCTACGATTTCCATTTAATAAGTACAAAAACAAGAAAAATGGAGGTTGGAGTTTAGAGCATATTCACGCACAAAACTCTGATGATATTACAGAAATTGATGATTTTGAAGAATGGCTAAAAATATTAGATACTGATATTCTTACGGAAGAAATAAAAAATGAAATCAATAATTTCAATAATGACAAACAAAAGGAAAAAGTTTCTTCACTTGTCGATAAAATTAGCAATCTGTTTGGCGAATCTGATATTCATTCTATTGAAAATATGGCATTGCTTTCCAAGAATGACAACTCAAAACTGAACAATGGATTGTTTCCTGTAAAAAGAGAAAGAATAATTAAGCTTGAAAAAAATGGAGCGTTTATTCCGCTTGCAACAAAGAAAATCTTTCAAAAATATTTTGAAAATTGTACAAAGCAATTAAGCAAATGGGAAGAAAAAGACAGAAATGCTTATTTGAATGATATTAAAAAAACTTTGAAAAAATATTTACCTCAAACAGAAATATCAGAAAATGAGCAATAA
- the tnpA gene encoding IS200/IS605 family transposase, translated as MEYQRVNGHSISRLTVHIVWATKYRYAVLEADIKVRCRSLLMQICEAEDIVILKGVVSKDHIHMHIEYRPSQSISSMVKLLKGRSSRKLQIEFPELKKRYWGRHFWAIGYGCWSTGNITDEMVNEYLEHHRNPNTNSNDNFIIE; from the coding sequence ATGGAATACCAAAGGGTCAATGGTCATAGCATATCACGGCTTACAGTACATATTGTTTGGGCTACAAAATATAGATATGCAGTATTGGAAGCAGATATAAAAGTAAGGTGTAGAAGTCTTTTGATGCAAATATGTGAAGCAGAAGATATTGTAATATTGAAAGGAGTAGTATCCAAAGATCATATTCATATGCATATAGAATATCGTCCATCACAATCAATAAGTAGCATGGTAAAATTATTGAAAGGACGCAGTTCACGAAAATTACAGATAGAGTTTCCAGAGTTAAAGAAGAGATATTGGGGTCGTCATTTTTGGGCAATAGGTTATGGTTGCTGGAGTACAGGTAATATAACAGATGAAATGGTAAATGAATATTTAGAACATCATAGGAATCCAAATACGAACTCAAATGATAATTTTATAATTGAATAG
- a CDS encoding NADH-quinone oxidoreductase subunit B: MSTTAVDIDIVHQPEGIEGQGFFATSLDKVVGLARKNSLWPLPFATSCCGIEFMATMAATYDLSRFGSERLSFSPRQADLLMVMGTISKKMGPILRQVYEQMAEPKWVLCMGACASTGGIFDTYSVLQGIDRIIPVDVYISGCPPRPEQVLDGILQIQALAESESTRRRDSKEYKDMLAKYGIE, encoded by the coding sequence ATGAGTACTACAGCTGTTGATATAGATATTGTTCACCAACCAGAAGGAATTGAAGGGCAAGGTTTCTTTGCAACTTCACTAGATAAAGTAGTTGGTTTAGCACGAAAAAATTCTTTGTGGCCATTGCCTTTTGCAACTTCTTGTTGTGGTATTGAGTTCATGGCTACTATGGCTGCAACCTACGATTTATCTCGCTTTGGTTCTGAAAGATTATCGTTTTCTCCAAGACAAGCAGATTTATTGATGGTAATGGGAACCATTTCTAAAAAAATGGGACCAATCTTGCGTCAGGTGTACGAGCAGATGGCAGAACCTAAATGGGTGTTGTGCATGGGTGCTTGTGCTAGTACTGGTGGTATTTTCGATACTTATAGCGTTTTACAAGGTATAGATAGAATTATTCCTGTAGATGTGTATATTTCAGGATGTCCGCCAAGACCAGAACAAGTTTTAGATGGTATTTTGCAAATACAAGCACTAGCAGAATCAGAATCTACGAGAAGAAGAGATAGTAAAGAATACAAAGATATGTTGGCTAAATACGGAATTGAATAA
- a CDS encoding Fic family protein, giving the protein MEGKEVKIWTGIDIEDNWLNTDTSKFDDLAPSWYKKRKEFIDGDSDYEEFLNRLKRQHAIETGIVEKLYDLSEGITQTLIKEGFVESYISHNDTNIAPKKLMQYLYDHFEAMDFVFDLVKSNRQLTVSFIKELHQLITQNQDYTEAIDTLGRIVQIPLLKGKFKENENNPKRKDGQIFIYCPTIHVESEMDKLIKIYNEQTEKELNPIILAAWVHHAFTQIHPFQDGNGRIARLLASLILIKNGLLPFTVKREDKSAYISALEHADKNVPQELVTFFSIEQKKSIENALNFKTEKTANSLADLANLLNSKVEKATSEQRKIREYELTENRNKVFEYIYDILGEIKEELKELIPREVARTGVTSVNPNQERHFWHTHQITEYANNHDYYFNRNMPRGWFGIHFSLPTESSYNLIITVHHYGYEDDVIAVGAFMEFSENIDEHEDKKLISINISPFTVSLERIGERTKDNLNSYIQDILKVGLTVIINEIN; this is encoded by the coding sequence ATGGAAGGTAAAGAAGTGAAAATTTGGACTGGAATTGATATTGAAGATAATTGGCTAAATACAGACACATCAAAATTTGATGACTTAGCCCCAAGTTGGTATAAAAAGAGAAAGGAGTTTATTGATGGTGATAGCGATTATGAAGAGTTTCTAAATCGGCTTAAACGACAACATGCTATTGAAACAGGGATAGTAGAAAAACTTTATGATTTATCTGAAGGGATTACTCAAACATTGATAAAAGAAGGATTTGTTGAATCATATATTAGTCATAATGATACAAACATAGCTCCTAAAAAGTTAATGCAGTATCTCTACGATCACTTTGAAGCTATGGATTTTGTTTTTGATTTGGTTAAATCTAATAGACAATTAACGGTTAGTTTCATAAAGGAATTACATCAATTGATAACTCAGAACCAAGATTATACGGAAGCTATTGATACACTAGGTAGGATAGTTCAAATTCCATTACTTAAGGGAAAATTTAAAGAGAATGAGAATAATCCCAAACGAAAAGATGGACAGATTTTCATTTACTGTCCAACTATTCATGTTGAAAGTGAAATGGATAAGCTAATTAAAATCTATAACGAACAAACCGAAAAAGAATTAAATCCAATTATTTTAGCAGCATGGGTGCATCATGCTTTTACTCAAATTCATCCATTTCAAGATGGCAATGGACGAATTGCTCGGCTATTAGCAAGTTTAATATTGATAAAGAATGGGTTGCTTCCTTTTACTGTTAAGAGGGAAGATAAATCAGCATATATTTCTGCTTTAGAACATGCTGATAAAAATGTTCCTCAAGAATTAGTTACATTTTTTTCAATTGAACAGAAAAAAAGTATAGAAAACGCTCTAAATTTTAAAACAGAAAAAACTGCAAATAGTCTAGCTGATTTAGCTAATTTACTAAATTCTAAAGTTGAAAAGGCTACTTCTGAACAAAGAAAAATAAGAGAGTACGAGTTAACAGAAAACAGAAATAAAGTATTTGAATATATATATGATATCTTGGGCGAAATTAAAGAAGAATTAAAAGAACTAATTCCAAGAGAAGTAGCTAGAACAGGTGTTACAAGTGTAAATCCTAATCAAGAAAGGCACTTTTGGCATACACATCAAATAACTGAATATGCAAATAATCATGATTATTATTTCAATCGAAATATGCCTCGAGGCTGGTTTGGAATTCATTTTAGTTTGCCTACCGAAAGTAGCTATAATCTTATTATAACAGTTCATCACTATGGATACGAAGACGATGTAATTGCTGTTGGAGCATTTATGGAATTTTCAGAAAATATTGATGAACATGAAGATAAAAAATTAATATCAATTAATATTTCACCATTTACAGTTTCATTGGAACGGATAGGAGAACGAACCAAAGATAATTTAAACTCATATATTCAGGATATACTAAAAGTTGGATTAACCGTCATCATAAATGAAATTAATTAA
- a CDS encoding WYL domain-containing protein: MSKRGYISRYLLILKKLKVKPYSTYEELQSYIENQFDYLQMQDDNLQIGFSKRTLQRDLKEIRNVFGIDIEYSKSQKGYFISQNENENMNFQRMMEAFDMFNSLNLAQDLAPFIHMEKRKPQGTENLYGLLHAIKNILQIKFTYQKFWEEEIGQRLVEPYALKEFKNRWYIIAKDSKDNKIKSFALDRLTNLEITNLHYQYPDNYNIEQNYRYCFGIINSNDEEPKDIILSFNPFQGKYIKTLPLHETQQVLVDNEEEMKIKLKLCLTHDFLMELLSYGDNMKVIEPKSLADEIKQALKSAYEQY; this comes from the coding sequence ATGTCAAAAAGAGGATACATATCAAGATACTTGCTCATTCTCAAAAAGCTGAAAGTAAAACCTTACTCGACTTATGAAGAGTTACAGAGCTATATAGAAAACCAGTTTGACTATCTGCAAATGCAAGACGATAATTTACAGATAGGTTTCTCAAAACGGACACTTCAAAGGGATTTAAAAGAAATCAGAAATGTTTTTGGAATTGACATTGAGTATTCAAAATCTCAAAAGGGCTATTTCATCAGCCAAAATGAAAATGAAAACATGAATTTCCAAAGAATGATGGAGGCATTTGATATGTTCAATTCTTTAAATCTTGCACAAGACTTGGCACCTTTTATTCATATGGAAAAACGCAAACCACAAGGAACAGAGAATTTATATGGTTTGCTTCATGCCATTAAAAATATACTTCAAATCAAATTCACCTATCAGAAATTTTGGGAAGAAGAAATAGGCCAACGGTTGGTAGAACCTTATGCTTTAAAGGAATTTAAGAACCGTTGGTATATTATAGCAAAAGACAGCAAGGACAACAAAATAAAAAGTTTTGCACTTGACCGTTTAACAAATCTTGAAATCACCAATCTTCACTATCAATATCCAGACAATTATAACATTGAACAAAATTACCGTTATTGCTTTGGTATTATAAACTCAAATGACGAAGAACCAAAAGATATTATATTATCGTTTAACCCATTTCAAGGCAAGTATATAAAAACACTTCCATTACATGAAACTCAACAAGTTTTAGTGGACAACGAGGAAGAAATGAAAATTAAACTTAAACTTTGCTTAACACACGACTTTTTAATGGAACTACTTTCTTACGGTGATAACATGAAAGTTATTGAACCAAAATCATTGGCCGATGAAATCAAACAAGCATTAAAAAGTGCATACGAACAATACTAA
- a CDS encoding 3'-5' exoribonuclease — MISFTAIDFETAQGKRWSICQVGLVRVENQIITEQLSILVQPPDNYYWNNFIDIHGIDPKQTTNTPTFDKIWYQIEPFIKGQNVVAHNGFAFDFHCLNQTLEYYNIELPKYTGYDTYRIFGNKLSSLCEEYKIPLNHHEALSDAMACTALFLIHLKNNKNVK, encoded by the coding sequence ATGATATCATTTACTGCCATAGATTTTGAAACTGCACAAGGCAAGCGTTGGAGCATTTGTCAAGTTGGTTTGGTGCGTGTCGAAAATCAAATTATAACAGAGCAGTTATCAATTTTGGTTCAACCACCAGATAACTATTACTGGAATAATTTCATTGATATTCACGGAATTGATCCTAAACAAACAACAAATACACCAACTTTTGATAAAATTTGGTATCAAATTGAGCCATTCATCAAAGGTCAAAATGTTGTTGCTCATAACGGTTTTGCTTTTGATTTTCATTGTCTCAATCAAACATTGGAATATTACAACATCGAACTGCCAAAATATACAGGATATGATACTTACAGAATATTTGGTAATAAACTATCTTCGTTATGCGAAGAATATAAAATTCCATTAAATCACCACGAAGCATTGAGTGATGCAATGGCTTGTACAGCATTATTTTTAATACATTTAAAAAATAATAAAAATGTCAAATAA
- a CDS encoding AAA family ATPase: MESTLKNEVLHNIDMVYNLAEKSKLDNLLFDILEEELSFLAKYFHVSTTQALFIAVIFTLNYKGRKVNLDDLNEYFECNPIKLLEYSNNFIELLERCLLRKNTKNNRHKNIKLKGVDEEFYVNEIILDKILKNEPIPDVLVDVLKFEDIFSLLEMVNELANQRDNKEISTRELFEQTQSILEENTNLLLIEKIKYFGVSIEEKYLFLYVVWKFLEGDRDPWVETAFRKIYDRLNERFIQIEKLLSKENNLIKEDWLELEDSTFFDNVKMKLTEKALNLLTECGMKLFSKNLDNNEKENIIFPKNISFRKLIYSNEETNQLNLLKTLLKEENLKNTQKRLVEKALPKGITVLLYGTAGTGKTESVLQIAKATSREIMKVDISASRSMWFGESEKIIKQVFKEYKSYTKNKKITPILFFNEADAIIAKRKETNSSNVSDTENRIQNILLEEIENFEGILIATTNLANNMDTAFERRFLFKIEFQKPSIAAKTQIWKSKIPHLSDNDCELLATQFDFSGGQIDNIVRKNEINEIVYGTKVNLKILIAFCKEETLCNQLSRKQIGYKNSNQ; encoded by the coding sequence ATGGAAAGTACACTTAAAAATGAAGTTTTACACAATATTGACATGGTCTACAATTTGGCAGAAAAAAGTAAATTAGATAATCTATTATTTGATATATTAGAAGAAGAACTCTCATTTTTGGCTAAATACTTTCATGTTTCAACAACGCAAGCACTTTTTATTGCTGTTATTTTTACGCTAAACTACAAAGGTCGTAAGGTTAACCTAGATGATTTGAATGAATATTTCGAATGCAATCCAATAAAACTTTTGGAGTATAGTAATAATTTTATTGAATTACTTGAAAGATGTTTGTTACGCAAAAACACCAAAAACAATAGGCACAAAAATATAAAACTTAAAGGTGTAGATGAAGAGTTTTATGTAAACGAAATAATTTTAGATAAAATTCTTAAAAATGAACCTATTCCTGATGTTTTAGTTGATGTTCTAAAATTTGAAGACATCTTTTCTTTATTAGAAATGGTGAATGAATTAGCTAATCAAAGAGATAATAAAGAAATTTCAACAAGAGAATTATTTGAGCAAACTCAAAGTATTTTAGAAGAGAATACTAATCTCTTGCTTATTGAAAAAATAAAATATTTTGGAGTTTCAATTGAAGAAAAATATTTGTTTTTATATGTTGTATGGAAATTTCTCGAAGGAGATAGAGATCCTTGGGTAGAAACTGCTTTTAGAAAAATTTATGATAGACTCAATGAAAGATTTATTCAAATAGAAAAACTGCTGTCTAAAGAAAACAATCTAATTAAAGAAGATTGGTTAGAACTTGAAGACAGCACTTTCTTTGATAATGTAAAAATGAAACTTACAGAAAAAGCATTAAATCTACTTACTGAATGTGGTATGAAATTATTTAGCAAAAATTTAGACAATAACGAAAAAGAAAATATAATTTTTCCTAAAAATATATCATTTCGCAAACTAATTTATAGTAATGAAGAAACTAATCAATTAAATTTATTGAAGACTCTTTTGAAAGAAGAAAATCTTAAAAACACACAAAAGCGTTTAGTAGAAAAAGCATTACCAAAAGGAATAACAGTATTACTTTATGGTACAGCTGGTACTGGAAAAACCGAAAGTGTTTTACAAATTGCTAAAGCAACAAGCCGAGAAATAATGAAAGTAGATATTAGTGCATCTCGTTCAATGTGGTTTGGCGAAAGTGAAAAAATTATCAAGCAAGTTTTTAAAGAGTACAAATCATATACAAAAAATAAAAAAATAACACCTATTTTATTTTTCAACGAAGCTGATGCCATTATTGCTAAACGCAAAGAAACAAATTCATCAAATGTAAGTGATACGGAAAATAGAATTCAAAATATTTTGTTAGAAGAAATTGAAAACTTTGAAGGTATTTTAATTGCCACAACAAATTTAGCAAACAATATGGATACAGCATTTGAAAGGCGTTTTTTATTTAAAATTGAATTTCAAAAGCCAAGTATTGCTGCCAAAACACAAATTTGGAAATCTAAAATACCACATTTGTCAGATAATGATTGTGAGTTATTAGCTACACAGTTTGATTTCTCTGGTGGACAAATTGATAATATTGTTCGTAAAAATGAAATCAACGAAATTGTATACGGAACTAAAGTAAATCTAAAAATACTAATAGCATTTTGTAAAGAAGAAACACTATGTAACCAGCTTTCAAGAAAACAAATTGGATATAAAAACAGCAATCAATGA
- a CDS encoding NADH-quinone oxidoreductase subunit A encodes MLLAVNNGLIDYLPIAMMFFVALGFVLTTMVATHLLGPKRKSKIKLESFECGIESQGNARLPFSIKYFLVAILFVLFDVEVIFMYPWAVNFKALGLLGLVEMFLFIAIFLVGFFYIIKKGALKWE; translated from the coding sequence ATGTTATTAGCAGTCAACAACGGTTTAATAGATTACTTGCCAATAGCCATGATGTTTTTTGTTGCTCTTGGTTTTGTGTTAACTACAATGGTGGCTACACATTTACTAGGACCTAAAAGAAAATCTAAAATAAAATTAGAAAGTTTTGAGTGTGGCATAGAATCGCAAGGCAATGCACGATTACCATTTTCTATCAAGTATTTTCTAGTAGCCATTCTTTTTGTTTTGTTTGATGTTGAAGTGATTTTTATGTATCCTTGGGCGGTAAACTTTAAAGCACTAGGTTTGTTAGGATTAGTAGAAATGTTTCTTTTTATAGCAATTTTTTTAGTGGGCTTCTTTTATATTATCAAAAAAGGAGCATTAAAATGGGAATAA
- a CDS encoding NADH-quinone oxidoreductase subunit C translates to METLLATLQEDLKQQFGDAILAIEQDYDFPVIIVAKNQLKAVLSYLKDDEKHQYQFLTTLCGIHFPDNEQDKEFCIMYQLHNLVANKRVRIKSFMPEHDVAIPTVTDLWLTANWMERQEYDFFGFDFVGHPNLKRILNMDEMNYFPMRKQYPLEDLQRDDKNDKMFGR, encoded by the coding sequence ATGGAAACACTATTAGCTACACTTCAAGAAGATTTAAAACAACAATTTGGCGATGCTATTTTGGCAATAGAGCAAGATTATGATTTTCCTGTAATTATTGTAGCGAAAAACCAGTTGAAAGCAGTATTGTCGTATTTAAAAGATGATGAAAAGCATCAATATCAATTTTTAACTACACTTTGTGGTATTCATTTTCCTGATAATGAGCAAGATAAAGAGTTTTGCATCATGTATCAATTACACAACTTAGTAGCTAATAAAAGAGTAAGAATTAAATCGTTTATGCCAGAGCACGATGTAGCTATTCCTACAGTAACCGATTTATGGCTCACTGCTAATTGGATGGAAAGACAAGAATACGATTTCTTTGGCTTTGATTTTGTAGGACATCCAAACTTAAAACGCATTTTAAACATGGATGAAATGAATTATTTTCCGATGCGAAAACAATATCCATTAGAAGATTTGCAAAGAGATGATAAGAACGACAAAATGTTTGGTAGGTAA
- a CDS encoding DUF262 domain-containing protein yields MSNNPTSKQLTFMQLISNDRNICKHRGNLAWQPLSKVEIPIIQRDYAQGREREEELRENFLKFLLEAVNGTPKELDFVYGSVKDKIFQPLDGQQRLTTLFLLYWFIAVKENKLNEELKNLLTKFTYETRTSSREFCIDLINKGILYNDEKNISELIIDSSWFFLSWKKDPTIKSMLTMLDSIQQTFQDKTEVWSKLNNISFHYIELQNFGLSDDLYIKMNARGKPLTDFEIFKAKFEQHINQESWEESAETTETFSHKIDTQWTDLFWIHRDDNNKIDNSILKFITNIAMLFYAQSIEIYDNKYEKDNVINEHEIKSKNKSIKDKAAKREQIERRIAKLFNNYSTVQAEDFAIKDAFEFLYNTLDLFSKNDNDKLIPKKLNLWNFIYNEKSLFEENIKTDETTTYKQRVLFYAQIQYLLSNSIDDTSFYNWMRVVRNIAENSTIDSTATFIGAINLIKELSNGCKFIYNYLSTTKIQSSFAKEQVKEEIGKAKIIINKPELKKLIHQIEDTNFCKGRISFALFCIGYDNEKTELNNLDADKLYNIYEVIRNNFENLNEELPDNFKRAFLTIGKNDYYEVWNSSWSWNFDCHKRWLLKTYNDLKEFSNSTDWKRNYLKELCNLLVNKSFVDIINSYIQKIDCFEKLPNWKQRLIKEEKLLEGATFILIPNDNSYCILAWQQRPSKENKIKKINHYGLKVHSFVTD; encoded by the coding sequence ATGAGCAATAATCCAACATCAAAACAATTGACATTTATGCAATTAATTTCCAATGACCGTAATATTTGTAAGCATCGTGGTAATTTGGCATGGCAACCACTAAGTAAGGTTGAAATTCCAATTATACAACGAGATTATGCTCAGGGTAGAGAGAGAGAAGAAGAACTAAGAGAAAACTTCTTAAAGTTTCTACTTGAAGCTGTTAATGGCACACCAAAGGAATTAGATTTTGTTTATGGAAGTGTAAAAGATAAAATTTTTCAACCACTTGACGGACAGCAACGATTAACTACTTTGTTTTTGTTATATTGGTTTATTGCAGTCAAAGAAAACAAGTTAAATGAAGAATTAAAAAATCTTTTGACAAAGTTCACCTACGAAACAAGAACAAGCTCAAGAGAATTTTGCATTGACTTAATCAACAAAGGAATTCTTTATAATGACGAGAAAAATATTTCTGAACTTATCATTGATAGTTCCTGGTTTTTCCTTTCATGGAAAAAAGACCCTACAATAAAATCAATGCTCACAATGTTGGATTCCATTCAGCAAACATTTCAAGATAAAACAGAAGTTTGGAGCAAGCTAAACAATATTAGTTTTCATTACATAGAACTGCAAAACTTCGGACTTTCCGATGATTTGTATATCAAAATGAACGCAAGAGGAAAACCACTTACTGATTTTGAAATTTTCAAAGCAAAGTTTGAGCAACATATAAACCAAGAGAGTTGGGAAGAAAGTGCAGAAACGACCGAAACATTTTCACATAAAATTGATACACAATGGACAGATTTGTTTTGGATTCACCGTGATGATAACAACAAAATTGACAATAGTATTTTAAAATTTATAACAAATATAGCAATGCTTTTTTATGCTCAAAGTATCGAAATATATGACAATAAGTATGAAAAAGACAATGTGATAAATGAACATGAAATCAAAAGTAAAAATAAAAGCATTAAGGACAAGGCAGCAAAGAGAGAACAAATAGAACGAAGAATTGCAAAACTATTTAATAATTACAGCACAGTACAGGCAGAGGATTTTGCAATAAAAGATGCGTTTGAATTTTTGTATAATACTTTAGATTTATTTTCAAAAAATGATAATGATAAACTTATACCCAAAAAATTAAATCTATGGAATTTTATATATAATGAAAAATCATTATTCGAAGAAAATATAAAAACTGATGAAACAACTACATATAAACAAAGAGTTTTATTTTATGCTCAAATACAGTATTTACTATCAAACTCAATTGACGATACTTCATTTTACAATTGGATGAGAGTAGTAAGAAATATAGCAGAAAATTCTACTATTGATAGTACAGCAACATTCATAGGAGCAATAAATTTGATTAAAGAATTATCAAACGGTTGTAAATTTATTTATAATTATCTTTCTACAACTAAAATCCAATCTAGTTTTGCTAAAGAGCAAGTGAAAGAAGAAATTGGAAAAGCCAAAATAATTATTAATAAACCAGAATTGAAAAAGCTTATTCACCAAATAGAAGATACTAATTTTTGTAAAGGTAGAATTAGTTTTGCTTTGTTTTGTATCGGATACGATAATGAAAAAACAGAACTCAATAATTTAGATGCAGATAAATTATATAATATTTATGAAGTTATTAGAAACAATTTTGAGAATTTGAATGAAGAACTTCCTGATAATTTTAAACGAGCATTCTTAACGATTGGAAAAAATGATTATTATGAAGTATGGAACAGTAGTTGGTCTTGGAACTTTGATTGCCATAAAAGATGGTTATTAAAAACATATAATGATTTGAAAGAATTTTCAAATAGCACAGATTGGAAAAGAAACTACTTAAAAGAGTTATGCAATTTATTGGTTAACAAATCTTTTGTTGACATTATTAATAGCTATATACAAAAAATAGATTGTTTTGAAAAATTACCTAATTGGAAGCAAAGATTAATTAAAGAAGAAAAATTATTAGAAGGTGCAACATTTATCCTAATTCCTAATGATAATTCATATTGTATATTAGCTTGGCAACAAAGACCAAGTAAAGAAAATAAAATAAAAAAAATAAACCACTATGGACTAAAAGTCCATAGTTTTGTTACGGACTGA